A DNA window from Streptomyces sp. B21-083 contains the following coding sequences:
- the lysS gene encoding lysine--tRNA ligase produces the protein MPIVAQSAETTDWVSRFADEVIEESERRAPGKPVVVASGLSPSGPIHLGNLREVMTPHLVADEIRRRGYQTRHLISWDDYDRYRKVPNGVDGVDSSWAEHIGRPLTSVPAPKGSAHPNWAEHFKAAMVDALAELGVEFDGISQTAQYTSGVYREQILHAMKHRGDIDAILDQYRTKKVPAKQSQKPVDEAELEAAEGSGAAGEDDGGSGGAGYYPYKPFCGGCGKDLTTVTAYDDDSTELTYTCTACGFSETVLLSEFNRGKLVWKVDWPMRWAYEGVVFEPSGVDHSSPGSSFQVGGQIVGSVFGGKQPIGPMYAFVGISGMAKMSSSKGGVPTPGDALKIMEPQILRWLYARRRPNQSFKIAFDQEIQRLYDEWDKLDAKVADGSALPADVAAHSRAVRTAGGELPRTPRALPYRTLASVADITAGAEDQTLRILGDLDPADPLLSLDEARPRLDKAEAWINTQVPADQRTIVRDEPDTELIKSLDEVGRQSLRLLVDGLADNWSLDGLSHLVYGVPKVQAGFSADATPKELPAEIKVAQRTFFALLYHLLVGRDTGPRLPTLLLAVGQERVRALLGE, from the coding sequence GTGCCGATCGTGGCTCAGAGTGCCGAGACCACCGACTGGGTCTCCCGTTTCGCGGATGAGGTCATCGAGGAGTCGGAGCGTCGAGCCCCGGGAAAACCCGTCGTCGTCGCGTCCGGGTTGTCTCCCTCCGGGCCCATCCACCTCGGGAACCTGCGCGAGGTCATGACCCCGCATCTCGTCGCCGACGAGATCCGGCGCCGGGGGTACCAGACCCGCCATCTGATCTCCTGGGACGACTACGACCGCTACCGCAAGGTGCCGAACGGCGTCGACGGCGTGGACTCCTCCTGGGCCGAGCACATCGGCCGGCCGCTGACCTCCGTACCGGCGCCCAAGGGGTCCGCCCACCCCAACTGGGCCGAGCACTTCAAGGCCGCGATGGTCGACGCGCTCGCCGAGCTCGGTGTCGAGTTCGACGGCATCAGCCAGACCGCGCAGTACACCTCGGGTGTCTATCGCGAGCAGATCCTGCACGCCATGAAGCACCGGGGTGACATCGACGCCATCCTCGACCAGTACCGGACCAAGAAGGTTCCGGCCAAGCAGTCGCAGAAGCCTGTCGACGAGGCCGAGCTGGAAGCCGCCGAGGGGTCCGGGGCCGCCGGCGAGGACGACGGGGGTTCCGGGGGCGCCGGCTACTACCCGTACAAGCCCTTCTGCGGTGGCTGCGGCAAGGACCTCACCACCGTCACCGCCTACGACGACGACAGCACCGAGCTGACGTACACCTGCACCGCCTGCGGGTTCTCCGAGACCGTCCTGCTGAGCGAGTTCAACCGCGGCAAGCTGGTCTGGAAGGTCGACTGGCCGATGCGCTGGGCGTACGAGGGGGTCGTGTTCGAGCCGAGCGGTGTCGACCACTCGTCTCCGGGGTCTTCGTTCCAGGTCGGCGGGCAGATCGTCGGCAGCGTCTTCGGCGGCAAGCAGCCGATCGGGCCCATGTACGCCTTCGTGGGTATCAGCGGCATGGCCAAGATGTCCAGCAGCAAGGGCGGGGTTCCCACGCCCGGTGACGCGCTGAAGATCATGGAGCCGCAGATCCTGCGCTGGCTGTACGCCCGCCGCCGGCCCAACCAGTCCTTCAAGATCGCCTTCGACCAGGAGATCCAGCGGCTCTACGACGAGTGGGACAAGCTCGACGCCAAGGTCGCCGACGGCTCCGCGCTGCCTGCCGACGTCGCCGCGCACTCGCGTGCGGTGCGTACCGCCGGTGGCGAACTGCCGCGTACGCCGCGGGCGTTGCCGTACCGGACGCTGGCCTCCGTCGCCGACATCACCGCCGGCGCCGAGGACCAGACGCTGCGGATCCTGGGCGACCTTGACCCGGCCGATCCGCTGCTCTCCCTCGACGAGGCGCGGCCCCGGCTCGACAAGGCCGAGGCCTGGATCAACACGCAGGTGCCGGCGGACCAGCGGACCATCGTGCGGGACGAACCCGACACCGAGCTGATCAAGTCCCTCGACGAGGTGGGGCGGCAGTCGCTGCGGCTCCTCGTCGACGGCCTCGCCGACAACTGGTCCCTGGACGGCCTCAGCCATCTCGTCTACGGCGTGCCCAAGGTCCAGGCCGGCTTCTCCGCCGACGCCACGCCGAAGGAACTCCCGGCCGAGATCAAGGTCGCCCAGCGCACGTTCTTCGCCCTGCTGTACCACCTGCTCGTCGGGCGGGACACCGGGCCGCGTCTGCCCACGCTGCTGCTCGCGGTGGGGCAGGAGCGGGTGCGGGCCCTGTTGGGGGAGTAA